The sequence GATTCTGTCTTCAATAGCTCTTTTATCTCTTCTGTGTGCTGACTCACTACGACATTTTTATTGAGCTGCACTTGTGTGTAAGCCTCATTAGAAGTTTGGTTCATTAAGACAGATTCTTCATATCGATTGGACAATTGAAATTAAAAGTTCGATACCATCCAACCTGAATTGGGACCAGGGAAAAGACATACTTCCACAGGTAATTCCATTCAATATTtcactatcttgttcataacaGTGACACAGGAACTTTTCATTCTGATAGCAATGGCATGTTGATTGgcaaaatattagcttttgagACATAAATTAAGCATTTTGAGCAAATTATGTGTTTTGCAGGTAATCCACTGTGGGGTGCAATTTGCACAAATTGTTTCAAGAAACACTTACTGTTGTGCAAACATTAATGGTGActcgagaaatgcaccaaagcgactgagaaaaactggaATGCATAAATAGTTTTGGGGGGAAGGACTACTCAAGAAAGACCCTGTGTAGTACATTTTGACCAGCATGACAATAGCGTTGATAATGTCAATTATCCAATTGCATGGATGTGCAAAAGCATTTGCTGTTTGTTTGAAGTAATGAGAAAACACTtttatgatgtgcacaagtgacaAAAGTGACTAGACGATTCGGCAGTCTGAGAAATAAACCAAAAACAACTGAGATTTTGTTTTTAAGAGTATAAAATGTTGCTTTAATCTTACAAAAATCTGCAATGGTTCCTTCTGTTGAGTTAACCTGAAGTGACAGATCAGATTAATTATATAGCCAGACACCTAAAacaaatatctatatatttttttcctgtcTGAACAATAACATAAATGCCATAACTCAAAATGTCCTtaacataattaaaaaaaaaaattcttagtGTTTCATCTCATCTTCACTGTGtagataaatataaataaagtgCAGTTTATAATTGACATCGTAAATGTCCATAAAATAGCAAAAACAAGCAGCTCTGCTGGTCTACTGGCATTCCAGGCATTCTTTTCAAGTGACCGTGAGCATGATCTTGTTATACATTAATAGGTTTAGATACAACACACCTGTCTTTCCCTTTTCATTTAATTGACagaagacaccacacactctctcacatacccacacacaatgCTGTTGCAGTGACATCACCAGAACAGGTAACAGGCAGAGTTTTTACAATCAATGTGTCTGCATTCAAGATAACTGCTATCCTGTTTGTGTACACTGCATATTACAGGAAGCTGTGTCTCTTACCAAGgaaacacacttctctctctctctctctctctctctctctctctctcacacacacacacacacacacacacacaccacacacacgcacacacacgcacagcgtgTATTATCTGTTGTACAATGGAGTGTGTGAAAACATGGAGAACAGGTTGGGCATATCCCACCACTCTGCTGTGTGCCTATGGCTTTTTCACTACCGTCAAACCTTTGGAACCGTTCCTCACTCCTTACCTCACTGGACCTGACAAGAACCTCACCATAGAACAGGTAAGGCTAAGACTTCAAGAACAGACTAGACTTCAAGAAACTAGTACCTAACTACGGAGGACGGGTGACACAGATATAACAAAATATGTAGTTATTGTGttctatgttgtttttgtaaatCCTATTGTAAATCTCTTTTTCCTTCCTATCTAATGTACACCTATGTCAGGACACCTGGTGAGATGTGATTGAGTAATACTGTACTCACTCGCTGATAATTAACACATAACTGCTATGATTAACTGGGTTGGTGAGCAAGCACGGTATCTGATCCATGATAGGACACTTCACCCAAGATTGTGGTTTTATGGTTGTACTTTTAGTTTATCATCTACTCTGATAAATATATCAGTGTATATTTAGAGCAACAGTGAAGAGTTTATGTTGAACAGTAGCAATGGAACTACTGGGGCAAACCTTgcaaacatcaacaacagcacAGGGGACAGGCTTTCTAACATAACTCATGTTGTGTATTGTATGTagtgtaacacaataataacaGGACTGATCTTCCAAAAACATTTCAAATATGTCATGTACCATCTTATTTAGCCAATCATATGTGTGTCTCTTCCCTTTACCCTCAGCTGACCAATCAGATTTACCCAGTGTCCACTTACTCATATTTGGCAGTCCTCGTGCCCGTTTTCCTGCTCACTGATTGGCTGCGCTACAAGCCTGTGATCGTGTTCCACTGCTCCTCCCTGCTGGTGACGACTGGCATGCTGCTGTGGCTGGACAGCGTGCCTCAGATGCAGGCTACGCAGTTCTTCTATGGCGTAGTGATGGCCAGTGAAGTAGCCTACTACTCCTACATCTACAGTGTGGTGGACCTCCGGCACTACCGCAAGGCCACCTCCTACTGCCGCGCCACCCAGCTCCTGGGCTACACGGTGGGCTCCGTACTAGGCCAGCTcctggtctcatttggcctGCTGTCCTACCACTACATACTGGTGTTCACCCTGGTGCTCATTGCGCTGGCATGGGGGGTGTCTTGGCTTCTTCCTATGCCCCAGAGAAGCATGTTCTTCCACCAAAGAGTAAAGACGCAGCACAGGAGTGGGACAGAAGATGAGGAAGATGGAAATGACCAGCCTGTCTCAGACGTCCCCAAAACAGTGGAAATCTGTCTGAATCATTCAGCCTCTCCAGATGATACTTCCCACACAGCAGGCATGTATGGGTCCTCCCTTGCACTAATTCATGGAACAGAAGACCTTTCTTACTAGCGTTTCCCAAACATGTTAAATGTAAAAGATGTATTGCTTACTCTCTCTATATCATTAACCTCTCGTGCATGTTACCTACAGCACCTGTTGACATGGCTACACTTCAGGGAGCAGCCAGCAGGGGGCGATCTCttagcagcagcagctccacaAAGAGCTCAGTCATTGGTGGCGCTGGGATTGAGACTTGTGcggatcctcctcctcctgcagagCCAGCGGGCTGCGTGGGGGTGCTGGTGCGGCTCTGGAGGGACTTCCTGCAGTGCTACTCCACGCCGGGGCTCCTGCGCTGGTCCCTGTGGTGGGCTCTGGCCACCTGCGGCTACAACCAGATCCTCAACTACGTGCAGGTGTTGTGGGAGCACATCGAGCCGTCCAGCAACTTCACTGTCTACAACGGAGGAGTGGAGGCTGCCTCCAGTCTGTTTGGTGAGCTCTTGAGTGGGTTGTTTATTAAATCACTGTGGCAATTGCACTATAGGTACCGTAAAACACAAGAATGCCCCAGACAACACAAAAATGCCCCCGACAGGACGGCTGTTTTCCAATATTGTAATTGGAATATTGTTTCACTGGTATGCAGCCCTCAGACTTTAAAGTCTTGCATGACACATTATGAGCATCTT is a genomic window of Alosa sapidissima isolate fAloSap1 chromosome 15, fAloSap1.pri, whole genome shotgun sequence containing:
- the slc19a3a gene encoding thiamine transporter 1; this encodes MECVKTWRTGWAYPTTLLCAYGFFTTVKPLEPFLTPYLTGPDKNLTIEQLTNQIYPVSTYSYLAVLVPVFLLTDWLRYKPVIVFHCSSLLVTTGMLLWLDSVPQMQATQFFYGVVMASEVAYYSYIYSVVDLRHYRKATSYCRATQLLGYTVGSVLGQLLVSFGLLSYHYILVFTLVLIALAWGVSWLLPMPQRSMFFHQRVKTQHRSGTEDEEDGNDQPVSDVPKTVEICLNHSASPDDTSHTAAPVDMATLQGAASRGRSLSSSSSTKSSVIGGAGIETCADPPPPAEPAGCVGVLVRLWRDFLQCYSTPGLLRWSLWWALATCGYNQILNYVQVLWEHIEPSSNFTVYNGGVEAASSLFGATTAYAIGFTQVDWHQWGELALGSFSGMGGGALYLMVFSGNIWACYCGYVLFKCLYMLLITIAMFQIAADLSMERYALIFGANNFGALVLQTVITAVVVDSGGLSLDIVTQFIIYGSYFCVIALVFFVWGVYNAVSHKRHRDSPKQTEVTQADLCSDVQHKF